One region of Primulina tabacum isolate GXHZ01 chromosome 17, ASM2559414v2, whole genome shotgun sequence genomic DNA includes:
- the LOC142531192 gene encoding protein EXORDIUM-like 2: MASNYSFAIGVYAVLFFFVLASYSMAALVQEAPLVLQYHKGPLLKGIVTVNLVWYGKFSPVPRSIIVDFLQSLDASTAVQPSVSSWWKTTEKYKNGGDNTVVVGKQILEENYPLGKSLTNSQIVNLAARGGYGNGVVNVVLTAADVTVEGFCMSRCGTHGSTRGATRFAYAWVGNSATQCPGYCAWPFHQPVYGPQTPPLVAPNGDIGADGMVINLATVLAGTVTNPFNNGYFQGPPTAPLEAVTACTGLFGSGAYPGYAGTVLTDKTSGASYNAHGVKGRRYLLPAMWDPKTSRCSTLV, translated from the coding sequence ATGGCTTCCAATTACAGCTTTGCCATTGGCGTCTACGCCGTGttgtttttctttgttttgGCATCCTATTCCATGGCGGCGCTGGTACAGGAGGCGCCGCTTGTGTTGCAATATCATAAGGGGCCTTTGCTGAAAGGTATTGTAACTGTTAATCTCGTTTGGTATGGGAAATTCTCGCCTGTCCCACGATCGATTATCGTCGATTTTCTTCAATCCCTCGATGCCTCGACCGCTGTTCAGCCGTCCGTTTCTTCTTGGTGGAAGACGACGGAGAAGTACAAGAACGGTGGTGACAACACCGTAGTCGTCGGGAAGCAGATCCTCGAGGAGAACTATCCTCTGGGAAAGTCCCTTACGAATTCACAGATCGTCAACTTAGCTGCCAGAGGTGGGTATGGTAACGGAGTGGTGAACGTGGTTCTCACGGCGGCGGACGTAACCGTCGAAGGCTTCTGCATGAGCAGGTGCGGAACCCACGGGTCGACACGTGGCGCGACCCGGTTCGCGTACGCTTGGGTGGGTAACTCGGCCACACAGTGCCCGGGGTACTGCGCGTGGCCGTTCCACCAGCCGGTGTACGGCCCTCAAACGCCGCCGCTCGTGGCACCGAACGGGGACATCGGAGCTGATGGGATGGTTATTAACCTGGCCACAGTATTGGCGGGCACGGTCACGAACCCATTCAATAACGGGTATTTCCAGGGCCCGCCCACCGCGCCGCTGGAAGCGGTAACTGCTTGCACAGGGTTATTCGGTTCTGGCGCGTACCCGGGATACGCAGGCACTGTGTTGACGGATAAAACAAGCGGGGCCAGCTATAACGCGCATGGGGTGAAGGGTAGGAGGTACTTGTTGCCGGCGATGTGGGACCCTAAGACGTCGAGATGCTCCACGTTGGTTTGA